Proteins encoded together in one Orcinus orca chromosome 13, mOrcOrc1.1, whole genome shotgun sequence window:
- the KCNF1 gene encoding potassium voltage-gated channel subfamily F member 1, with translation MDGAGERSLPEPGSRGSRAGDDMEIVVNVGGVRRVLYGDLLSRYPETRLAELIDCLAGGYDTIFSLCDDYDPGKREFYFDRDPDAFKCVIEVYYFGEVHMKKGICPICFKNEMDFWKVDLKFLDDCCKSHLSEKREELEEIARRVQLILDDLGVDTAEGRWQRCQKCVWKFLEKPESSCPARVVAVLSFLLILVSSVVMCMGTIPELQVLDAEGNRVEHPTLENVETACIGWFTLEYLLRLLSSPNKLHFALSFMNIVDVLAILPFYVSLTLTHLGARMMELTNVQQAVQALRIMRIARIFKLARHSSGLQTLTYALKRSFKELGLLLMYLAVGIFVFSALGYTMEQSHPETLFKSIPQSFWWAIITMTTVGYGDIYPKTTLGKLNAAISFLCGVIAIALPIHPIINNFVRYYNKQRVLETAAKHELELMELNSSSVGEGKTGGSRGDLDNLPPEPAGKEGLSWSSQLKISRSDTFIPLLTEEKHHRTRLQSCK, from the coding sequence ATGGACGGGGCCGGGGAGCGCAGCCTCCCGGAGCCGGGCAGCCGGGGCTCCCGGGCGGGAGACGACATGGAGATCGTCGTCAACGTGGGAGGCGTGCGGCGGGTGCTGTACGGAGACCTCCTCAGCCGGTACCCCGAGACCCGGCTAGCGGAGCTCATCGACTGCTTGGCCGGGGGCTACGacaccatcttctccctgtgcgACGACTACGACCCCGGGAAGCGCGAGTTCTACTTCGACAGGGACCCGGACGCGTTCAAGTGTGTCATTGAGGTGTACTATTTCGGGGAGGTCCACATGAAGAAGGGCATCTGCCCCATCTGCTTCAAGAACGAGATGGACTTCTGGAAGGTGGACCTCAAGTTCCTGGACGACTGCTGCAAGAGCCACCTGAGCGAGAAGCGCGAGGAGCTGGAGGAGATCGCGCGCCGCGTGCAGCTCATTCTGGACGACCTGGGCGTGGACACGGCCGAGGGCCGCTGGCAGCGCTGCCAGAAGTGCGTCTGGAAGTTCCTGGAGAAGCCCGAGTCTTCGTGTCCGGCGCGGGTGGTGGCCGTGCTGTCCTTCCTGCTCATCCTCGTCTCGTCGGTGGTCATGTGCATGGGCACCATCCCCGAGCTGCAGGTGCTGGACGCCGAGGGCAACCGCGTGGAGCACCCGACGCTGGAGAACGTGGAGACGGCGTGCATCGGCTGGTTCACGCTGGAGTACCTGCTGCGCCTGTTGTCCTCGCCTAACAAGCTGCACTTCGCCCTGTCCTTCATGAACATCGTGGACGTGCTGGCCATCCTCCCCTTCTACGTGAGCCTCACGCTCACGCACCTGGGCGCCCGCATGATGGAGCTGACCAACGTGCAGCAGGCGGTGCAGGCCCTGCGGATCATGCGCATCGCCCGCATCTTCAAGCTGGCGCGCCACTCCTCGGGGCTGCAGACCCTCACCTATGCCCTCAAGCGCAGCTTCAAGGAACTGGGGCTGCTGCTCATGTACCTGGCCGTGGGCATCTTCGTCTTCTCGGCCCTGGGCTACACCATGGAGCAGAGCCACCCGGAGACCTTGTTTAAGAGCATCCCGCAGTCCTTCTGGTGGGCCATCATCACCATGACCACGGTTGGCTATGGTGACATCTACCCCAAGACCACCCTGGGCAAGCTCAATGCAGCCATCAGCTTCCTGTGTGGGGTCATTGCCATTGCCCTGCCCATCCACCCCATCATCAACAACTTTGTCAGATACTACAACAAGCAGCGAGTCCTGGAAACGGCAGCCAAGCACGAGCTGGAGTTGATGGAGCTCAACTCCAGCAGTGTGGGCGAGGGCAAGACAGGGGGCTCCCGCGGCGACCTGGACAACCTCCCGCCAGAGCCCGCCGGGAAGGAGGGGCTGAGCTGGAGCAGCCAGCTGAAGATCTCCCGCAGCGACACCTTCATCCCCCTGCTGACCGAGGAGAAGCACCACAGGACCCGGCTCCAGAGCTGCAAGTGA